In a single window of the Gossypium hirsutum isolate 1008001.06 chromosome D02, Gossypium_hirsutum_v2.1, whole genome shotgun sequence genome:
- the LOC121214444 gene encoding uncharacterized protein yields the protein MVASKIKHSYHDHNLRLTLSGKTNDDDSQCDGCTRPISTPFYSCEQCNFFIHKDCAELPKEMPHPFHKHLLTLSNSHDEYGYSYCVACRRRYQGFGYRCYKRGDCFYFGFDIQCMLLSDTLKHPSHEHSLFLVHNNEGVSCSACFQKLFSWEVAYRCMKRCNFSLDVGCATLPLTAWYKHDRHPLTLTFSDDSEPSQLYCDLCEKRRKPNR from the coding sequence ATGGTAGCAAGTAAGATCAAGCATTCCTATCATGATCATAATTTAAGACTCACTCTTAGTGGGAAGACCAACGATGATGATAGTCAGTGCGATGGGTGCACGAGACCTATATCAACTCCTTTTTATAGTTGTGAGCAATGCAACTTCTTCATCCACAAAGATTGCGCTGAATTGCCTAAAGAAATGCCACACCCATTTCACAAGCATTTGCTTACTCTCTCAAACTCACACGATGAGTATGGCTATTCATACTGCGTTGCTTGCCGTCGTCGGTATCAAGGATTTGGGTACAGATGCTATAAACGAGGAGATTGCTTCTATTTCGGATTTGACATTCAATGTATGTTATTGTCGGACACCTTGAAGCACCCAAGTCATGAGCATTCACTCTTTCTTGTCCACAACAACGAGGGAGTGAGTTGCAGTGCTTGTTTCCAAAAACTATTCTCGTGGGAAGTTGCATATAGATGCATGAAGCGCTGTAATTTCAGTTTAGATGTAGGTTGTGCAACACTACCACTCACTGCTTGGTACAAGCATGACAGGCATCCTCTTACTTTGACTTTTTCTGATGATTCTGAGCCTTCTCAACTTTACTGCGATCTCTGCGAAAAAAGAAGAAAGCCAAATCGTTAG
- the LOC121214445 gene encoding uncharacterized protein: MEIQHFGHHHPLVFIQAHSVASKAALCLVCEKPVVGWSYGCNQCEFYLHRGCAELELAPKIQHPFHPKHPLTLLPKSSYSGFGICNFCLKKLGGFFYNCNDCSFYLHINCALLQSSIAANFPNSLHPHPLFFIQNHNNEVKSHCSGCQKPISGQIYHCSDCTYAYFNLHKECAELPLEINHPYDRRHPLTLLPQPPTHPPKCSCYLCRIQWKGFVYSCSLCNFDLSLDDFPFSSPTITVASHEHPWMLVSRKMSFVCDFCNCISLPRHIMITRHRHTISLSYSLRQNQVEDWMCKICYEEVDIRYGHYRCPASRCRYIAHVRCATDKAIWDGTIMPEGYDERSEEVVDEPWNLITDVVEQIRIGELMVASEIKHSYHDHNLRLTFSGKTKDDDSECDGCTRPISTPFYSCEQCRFFLHKDCAELPKEMPHPFHRHLLTLSNSHDRNGYSVCRAYRRYYQGYRYTC; encoded by the coding sequence ATGGAAATTCAACATTTCGGCCACCACCATCCTTTGGTCTTCATCCAAGCTCACAGTGTTGCAAGCAAAGCAGCTCTTTGCCTTGTGTGTGAGAAACCTGTAGTGGGCTGGAGCTATGGCTGCAATCAATGTGAGTTTTATCTTCACAGGGGATGTGCTGAGTTAGAGTTAGCCCCCAAGATTCAGCATCCCTTCCACCCCAAACACCCTCTCACTCTTCTGCCAAAATCATCTTATTCTGGGTTTGGAATTTGCAATTTTTGTCTTAAGAAATTAGGgggatttttttataattgtaatgATTGTAGTTTCTATCTGCACATCAATTGTGCTTTGCTTCAATCATCCATTGCTGCAAATTTTCCTAATTCTTTGCACCCCCATCCTTTGttcttcattcaaaatcataacAACGAAGTCAAGTCTCATTGCTCCGGATGTCAGAAACCAATATCTGGTCAAATTTACCACTGTTCAGATTGCACATATGCTTATTTTAACCTTCATAAGGAATGTGCTGAACTACCCCTTGAGATTAATCACCCCTACGATCGTAGGCATCCTCTTACTCTCTTGCCACAACCGCCTACTCATCCCCCGAAATGTAGTTGCTATTTGTGCAGAATCCAATGGAAGGGGTTTGTTTATTCCTGCTCTCTATGCAACTTTGATCTTTCACTGGATGATTTTCCTTTTTCATCACCAACAATCACAGTTGCAAGTCATGAACACCCGTGGATGCTTGTATCTAGAAAAATGTCGTTTGTTTGTGATTTTTGTAATTGCATTTCATTGCCGCGCCACATCATGATAACACGACATCGTCACACGATTTCTCTTTCCTATTCTCTTCGACAAAATCAAGTTGAGGATTGGATGTGCAAAATTTGTTACGAGGAAGTTGATATAAGGTATGGCCATTACCGTTGTCCTGCTTCTCGTTGCCGTTATATTGCTCATGTACGTTGTGCAACTGATAAAGCAATTTGGGATGGAACAATTATGCCAGAAGGCTATGATGAGAGGTCCGAGGAAGTGGTGGATGAACCTTGGAATTTGATTACTGATGTTGTTGAGCAAATTCGTATTGGAGAGCTAATGGTTGCAAGTGAGATCAAGCATTCCTATCATGATCATAATTTAAGACTCACTTTTAGTGGGAAGACCAAAGATGATGATAGTGAGTGCGATGGGTGCACGAGACCTATATCAACTCCTTTTTATAGTTGTGAGCAATGCAGGTTCTTTCTCCACAAAGATTGTGCTGAATTGCCTAAAGAAATGCCACACCCATTTCACAGGCATTTGCTTACTCTCTCAAACTCACACGATAGGAATGGTTATTCAGTGTGCCGTGCTTACCGTCGGTATTATCAAGGATATAGGTACACATGCTAG
- the LOC121214447 gene encoding uncharacterized protein yields the protein MLLSDTLKHPSHEHSLVLVHNNEGTSCSACFRNLLSMDVAYRCMKRCDFSLAVGCASLPLTAWYKYDRHALTLTFSDDSEPSQLYCGLCEKEREPNRWFYYCADCDNSLHLNCAIGDLPYMKLGNKFKTHWHKHPFTVVKNIWNCPPCKVCGEVCNGQALECKESECNFTVHWNCHRRLLRII from the coding sequence ATGTTATTGTCGGACACCTTGAAGCACCCAAGTCATGAGCATTCACTTGTTCTTGTCCACAACAACGAGGGAACGAGTTGCAGTGCTTGTTTCAGAAATTTACTATCAATGGATGTTGCATATAGATGCATGAAGCGCTGTGATTTCAGTTTAGCTGTAGGTTGTGCATCACTACCACTCACTGCTTGGTACAAGTATGACAGGCATGCTCTTACTTTAACTTTTTCTGATGATTCTGAGCCTTCTCAACTTTACTGCGGTCTCTGCGAAAAAGAAAGAGAGCCAAATCGTTGGTTTTACTACTGTGCTGATTGTGATAACTCTCTTCATCTCAATTGTGCTATCGGGGATCTCCCAtatatgaagcttgggaacaAATTCAAAACTCATTGGCATAAACATCCATTCACTGTTGTGAAAAACATCTGGAATTGCCCTCCATGTAAGGTATGTGGTGAGGTTTGCAATGGGCAGGCCTTAGAATGTAAAGAATCTGAATGCAATTTTACCGTCCACTGGAATTGCCATCGGAGACTCCTGAGAATCATTTGA
- the LOC107927622 gene encoding probable glutathione S-transferase, whose translation MDEVKLFGFWASPFSRRVIWALKLKGVEYEYIEENLPYNKSDLLLQYNPVHKKIPVLVHGGKPIAESLVILEYIDEVWPHNPLLPKDAYERSVARFWAKFIEEKTQPMWEFFRKFGEEQQKAIENNYEILRTIEEHGLGDKKFFGGDQIGIADLVFGMIIHMLAPMEEVVGYKFIKDDSFPRLHAWVKHFSEHPVIKDNVPDYTKVVDFLKIIREFYRNSQQNS comes from the exons ATGGATGAAGTGAAGCTCTTTGGGTTTTGGGCAAGTCCTTTTAGTAGAAGGGTCATTTGGGCATTAAAGCTAAAAGGTGTGGAATATGAATACATTGAAGAAAATCTGCCTTATAATAAGAGTGATCTGTTGTTGCAGTACAACCCAGTTCATAAAAAGATCCCAGTGCTGGTTCATGGAGGAAAGCCAATTGCAGAGTCATTGGTTATTTTGGAATATATAGATGAAGTGTGGCCACATAATCCTTTGTTGCCAAAAGATGCTTACGAGAGATCCGTAGCTAGATTTTGGGCCAAATTCATTGAGGAAAAG ACTCAACCAATGTGGGAATTCTTTCGTAAATTCGGCGAAGAACAGCAGAAGGCAATCGAGAACAACTATGAAATTCTGAGGACGATTGAGGAACATGGTCTTGGAGACAAAAAGTTCTTTGGTGGCGACCAAATTGGCATAGCTGATCTTGTTTTTGGAATGATTATTCATATGTTGGCGCCTATGGAAGAGGTGGTGGGATATAAGTTTATTAAAGACGATAGCTTCCCACGCCTGCATGCTTGGGTCAAGCATTTCAGCGAACACCCTGTGATCAAAGACAATGTCCCTGATTACACTAAagttgttgatttcttgaagataATAAGAGAATTTTATAGGAATTCGCAACAGAATAgctag